A single genomic interval of Paracoccus contaminans harbors:
- a CDS encoding protein meaA, which translates to MVGTTVQSAQPKDKPWLFRTYAGHSTAAKSNALYRSNLAKGQTGLSVAFDLPTQTGYDSDHVLARGEVGKVGVPVCHLGDMRALFDQIPLDQMNTSMTINATAPWLLALYVAVAEEQGANVAALQGTVQNDLVKEYLSRGTYICPPKPSLAMITDVAAYTAQHLPKWNPMNVCSYHLQEAGATPEQELAYALATGIAVLDDLKTKVAAEDFPAMVGRISFFVNAGIRFVTELCKMRAFTELWDEITRDRFGIEDEKYRRFRYGVQVNSLGLTEQQPENNVYRILIEMLAVTLSKNARARAVQLPAWNEALGLPRPWDQQWSLRMQQIMAYETDLLEFGDLFDGNPAVAAKVEELKDGARAELKLLDEMGGAIAAIDYMKSQLVSSNAARLNRIEDNETVVVGVNRWQQGEPSPLTAGDGGIMVVDPAVEADQIARLNDWRASRDAAAVAAALAQLREDATAGRNIMPASIAAAKAGATTGEWAGVMRQVHGEYRGPTGVSPAPSNRTEGLEPIREAVDAVSAKLGRRMKFVVGKPGLDGHSNGAEQIAFRARDCGMDITYDGIRLTPEQIVQSAREQQAHVVGLSILSGSHLPLVEDVMARMQAAGLGDVPVIVGGIIPDEDARRLLAMGVARVYTPKDFELNRIMLDLVTLVDPADRAA; encoded by the coding sequence ATGGTCGGGACAACGGTCCAATCAGCTCAGCCCAAGGACAAGCCCTGGCTGTTTCGCACCTATGCCGGCCATTCCACGGCGGCGAAATCCAACGCGCTGTATCGCAGCAATCTGGCCAAGGGGCAGACCGGCCTGTCCGTCGCCTTCGACCTGCCGACCCAGACGGGCTATGACAGCGATCACGTGCTCGCGCGCGGCGAGGTCGGCAAGGTCGGCGTGCCCGTCTGCCATCTGGGCGACATGCGGGCGCTGTTCGACCAGATCCCGCTGGACCAGATGAACACCTCGATGACCATCAACGCGACCGCGCCCTGGCTGCTGGCGCTGTATGTCGCGGTGGCCGAGGAACAGGGCGCGAACGTGGCGGCCCTGCAGGGGACGGTTCAGAACGACCTGGTCAAGGAATACCTGTCGCGCGGCACCTATATCTGCCCGCCCAAGCCCTCGCTGGCCATGATCACCGACGTCGCGGCCTATACCGCGCAGCACCTGCCCAAGTGGAACCCGATGAACGTGTGTTCCTATCACCTGCAGGAGGCCGGGGCGACGCCGGAGCAGGAGCTCGCCTATGCGCTGGCGACGGGCATCGCGGTGCTGGACGATCTGAAAACCAAGGTCGCGGCCGAAGATTTCCCCGCGATGGTCGGCCGCATCAGCTTTTTCGTGAACGCCGGCATCCGCTTTGTCACCGAGCTGTGCAAGATGCGCGCCTTCACCGAGCTGTGGGACGAGATCACGCGCGACCGTTTCGGCATCGAGGACGAGAAATACCGCCGCTTCCGTTATGGCGTGCAGGTCAACAGCCTTGGCCTGACCGAGCAGCAGCCGGAAAACAACGTCTATCGCATCCTGATCGAGATGCTGGCCGTCACCCTGTCGAAAAACGCCCGCGCCCGCGCCGTGCAGCTGCCGGCGTGGAACGAGGCGCTGGGCCTGCCGCGCCCCTGGGACCAGCAATGGTCGCTGCGCATGCAGCAGATCATGGCCTATGAAACCGACCTTCTGGAATTTGGCGACCTGTTCGACGGCAACCCGGCGGTGGCGGCCAAGGTCGAGGAACTCAAGGACGGCGCGCGGGCCGAGCTGAAGCTGCTGGACGAGATGGGCGGCGCGATCGCGGCCATCGACTACATGAAGTCGCAGCTGGTCAGCTCGAACGCCGCCCGGCTGAACCGGATCGAGGATAACGAGACGGTCGTGGTCGGCGTGAACCGCTGGCAGCAGGGCGAGCCCTCGCCACTGACCGCGGGCGATGGCGGCATCATGGTCGTCGATCCGGCGGTTGAAGCCGACCAGATCGCCCGGTTGAACGACTGGCGCGCCAGCCGCGACGCGGCCGCCGTCGCGGCCGCGCTGGCGCAGCTACGCGAGGACGCGACGGCTGGGCGCAACATCATGCCGGCCTCGATCGCCGCCGCCAAGGCCGGCGCCACCACCGGCGAATGGGCAGGCGTCATGCGCCAGGTCCACGGCGAATATCGCGGGCCGACCGGCGTCTCGCCTGCGCCCTCGAACCGCACCGAGGGGCTGGAGCCGATCCGCGAGGCGGTGGACGCGGTCAGCGCCAAGCTAGGGCGGCGCATGAAGTTCGTCGTCGGCAAGCCGGGCCTCGACGGCCATTCCAACGGCGCCGAACAGATCGCCTTTCGCGCCCGCGACTGCGGCATGGACATCACCTATGACGGCATCCGCCTGACGCCCGAACAGATCGTCCAATCGGCGCGCGAGCAACAGGCCCATGTCGTCGGCCTGTCGATCCTGTCGGGCAGCCACCTGCCGCTGGTCGAGGATGTGATGGCCCGCATGCAGGCAGCGGGCCTGGGCGATGTGCCGGTGATCGTCGGGGGCATCATCCCCGACGAGGATGCCCGCCGGCTGCTGGCGATGGGTGTCGCGCGGGTCTATACGCCCAAGGACTTCGAACTGAACCGGATCATGCTCGATCTCGTGACGCTGGTTGATCCGGCGGACCGGGCGGCCTGA
- the ccrA gene encoding crotonyl-CoA carboxylase/reductase, protein MALDAPSPIAPYDAPEKDLYAIGEMPPLGYVPRQMHAWAIRRERHGEPEQAMQLEVVDTPSIDSNEVLVLVMAAGVNYNGIWAGLGQPISPFDGHGQPYHIAGSDASGIVWAVGDKVRNWKVGDEVVIHCNQDDGNDEECNGGDPMFSPTQRIWGYETPDGSFAQFTRVQAQQLMPRPRHLTWEESACYTLTLATAYRMLFGHEPHELKPGMNVLVWGASGGLGSYAIQLVNAAGANAIGVISEEDKRDFVMGLGARGVINRKDFRCWGQLPTVNTPEYKDWFNEVRKFGKAIWDITGKGNNVDIVFEHPGEATFPVSTFVCKKGGMVVICAGTTGFNCTFDVRYMWMHQKRLQGSHFAHLKQAAAANRLMLERRLDPCMSEVFPWSEIPQAHTKMMRNQHKPGNMAVLVQAPVTGLRTFEDALEAGPQG, encoded by the coding sequence ATGGCCCTTGACGCACCCAGCCCCATCGCCCCCTATGACGCGCCTGAAAAGGATCTGTACGCGATCGGCGAAATGCCCCCTCTGGGCTATGTTCCGCGCCAGATGCATGCATGGGCCATCCGCCGCGAACGCCATGGCGAGCCGGAACAGGCGATGCAGCTCGAGGTGGTGGACACCCCCTCCATCGACAGCAACGAGGTGCTGGTCCTCGTGATGGCGGCGGGCGTCAACTACAACGGCATCTGGGCAGGGCTTGGCCAGCCGATCAGCCCCTTCGACGGACATGGGCAGCCCTATCATATCGCCGGCAGCGATGCGTCCGGCATCGTCTGGGCGGTCGGCGACAAGGTCCGCAACTGGAAGGTGGGCGACGAGGTCGTCATCCACTGCAACCAGGACGACGGCAATGACGAGGAATGCAACGGCGGCGACCCGATGTTCAGCCCCACCCAGCGCATCTGGGGCTATGAGACGCCGGACGGCAGCTTTGCGCAGTTCACCCGCGTGCAGGCCCAGCAGCTGATGCCCCGCCCCCGCCACCTGACATGGGAGGAATCGGCCTGCTATACCCTGACCCTCGCCACTGCCTACCGGATGCTGTTCGGGCATGAGCCGCATGAACTGAAACCGGGCATGAACGTGCTGGTCTGGGGGGCCTCGGGGGGCCTTGGCTCCTATGCGATCCAGCTGGTCAACGCGGCCGGCGCCAACGCCATCGGCGTGATCTCGGAGGAGGACAAGCGCGATTTCGTCATGGGGCTCGGGGCGCGCGGCGTCATCAACCGCAAGGATTTCAGGTGCTGGGGCCAGCTGCCCACCGTGAACACCCCCGAATACAAGGACTGGTTCAACGAGGTCCGCAAGTTCGGCAAGGCGATCTGGGACATCACCGGCAAGGGCAACAACGTCGACATCGTCTTCGAGCATCCGGGTGAGGCGACCTTTCCGGTCAGCACCTTCGTCTGCAAGAAGGGCGGCATGGTGGTGATCTGCGCCGGCACCACCGGGTTCAACTGCACCTTCGACGTGCGCTACATGTGGATGCACCAGAAACGCCTGCAGGGATCGCATTTCGCCCATCTGAAACAGGCTGCGGCCGCCAACCGCCTGATGCTCGAACGGCGGCTGGACCCCTGCATGTCCGAGGTCTTTCCCTGGTCGGAGATCCCGCAGGCGCATACCAAGATGATGCGCAACCAGCACAAGCCCGGCAACATGGCGGTGCTCGTGCAGGCGCCGGTGACGGGCCTGCGCACCTTCGAGGACGCCCTCGAAGCGGGACCGCAGGGCTGA
- a CDS encoding ABC transporter permease, whose protein sequence is MTETIPGPAHYRAVPVRRFGRVNWLGLATLARREIMRFLSVWQQTIFAPLMTAGLFVMVFALALGGGRTVAGLPYLAFMGPGVLMMTVIQNAFANSSSSIISAKMQGNIVDTLMAPLSAGEILAGYLLGSLGRAVIVAAVIGSGLALLTGGGPAHPGWALAFVVLGALMLGGLGIIAGIVAQKFDQMAAITNFIVTPLSFLSGTFYSVEALPQPFRALSHWNPIFYLIDGARYGFAGVSDAPPARGLAVCALAAALVAGIAWRWLRSGYRMKA, encoded by the coding sequence GTGACCGAGACAATCCCCGGACCCGCCCATTACCGCGCCGTTCCGGTGCGCCGCTTCGGCCGGGTGAACTGGCTGGGCCTGGCCACGCTGGCACGGCGCGAGATCATGCGCTTTCTGTCCGTCTGGCAGCAGACGATCTTTGCGCCGCTGATGACGGCGGGGCTGTTCGTCATGGTCTTTGCACTGGCGCTGGGCGGGGGACGGACGGTGGCGGGGCTGCCCTATCTGGCCTTCATGGGGCCGGGCGTGCTGATGATGACGGTGATCCAGAACGCCTTCGCCAATTCCTCGTCCTCGATCATCTCGGCCAAGATGCAGGGCAATATCGTCGACACGCTGATGGCGCCGCTGTCGGCCGGCGAGATCCTGGCCGGCTATCTGCTGGGCAGCTTGGGCCGGGCGGTGATCGTCGCGGCGGTGATCGGCTCGGGGCTGGCGCTGCTGACGGGGGGCGGGCCGGCGCATCCGGGCTGGGCGCTTGCCTTTGTCGTCCTGGGGGCGCTGATGCTGGGCGGGCTGGGCATCATCGCCGGCATCGTCGCGCAGAAGTTCGACCAGATGGCGGCGATCACGAATTTCATCGTGACGCCGCTGTCGTTCCTGTCGGGCACCTTCTATTCGGTCGAGGCGCTGCCGCAGCCGTTCCGCGCCCTGTCGCACTGGAACCCGATCTTCTACCTGATCGACGGGGCCCGTTACGGCTTTGCCGGGGTCAGCGATGCACCGCCCGCCCGCGGGCTGGCGGTCTGCGCGCTGGCGGCGGCGCTGGTCGCGGGGATCGCCTGGCGCTGGCTGCGCTCGGGCTATCGCATGAAGGCCTAG
- a CDS encoding GcrA family cell cycle regulator gives MSWTDERVETLKRMWAEGQSASQIAKELGGVTRNAVIGKVHRLGLSNRVEGEEQPAPLAGQAAGPIPSAAAEPDSIPGEAAMAGDPSAPLGAAPGAAAESARPAAAAADVPGDTAAAPLPGEGVAASTLPEEAAAQARPGPAASPDEAEPDPMDEEEAPAPQPVFSPRRPIVPAGQPLPPQPSANEISPEALASVREVEKRARKLTLMELTERTCKWPIGDPATDKFWFCGLPAQPGKPYCEAHVGVAFQPMSARRDRRR, from the coding sequence ATGTCCTGGACCGACGAACGCGTCGAGACGCTGAAACGCATGTGGGCCGAAGGCCAGTCCGCCAGCCAGATCGCCAAGGAGCTGGGCGGCGTGACCCGCAATGCCGTCATCGGCAAGGTCCACCGCCTGGGCCTGTCCAACCGGGTCGAGGGCGAGGAACAGCCCGCCCCCCTGGCCGGGCAGGCGGCAGGGCCGATCCCCTCGGCCGCGGCCGAACCGGACAGCATCCCCGGTGAGGCGGCGATGGCCGGCGACCCTTCCGCCCCGCTCGGCGCGGCCCCTGGCGCCGCGGCAGAGAGCGCCCGCCCGGCCGCAGCCGCAGCCGACGTGCCCGGCGATACCGCCGCCGCCCCCCTGCCCGGCGAGGGCGTTGCGGCCAGCACCTTGCCCGAGGAAGCGGCTGCCCAGGCCCGCCCCGGCCCCGCGGCCTCGCCGGACGAGGCCGAGCCCGATCCCATGGACGAAGAAGAGGCCCCTGCCCCCCAGCCCGTCTTTTCGCCGCGCCGCCCCATCGTGCCGGCCGGTCAGCCGCTGCCGCCCCAGCCCTCGGCCAACGAGATCTCGCCCGAGGCGCTCGCCTCGGTGCGCGAGGTGGAAAAGCGCGCCCGCAAGCTGACCCTGATGGAACTGACCGAGCGCACCTGCAAATGGCCCATCGGCGATCCGGCCACCGACAAGTTCTGGTTCTGCGGCCTGCCCGCCCAGCCCGGGAAGCCCTATTGCGAGGCGCATGTCGGCGTCGCCTTCCAGCCGATGAGCGCGCGGCGCGACCGGCGGCGCTGA
- a CDS encoding aldolase/citrate lyase family protein has product MPAPENRFKARLAAGETLIGAWVGLADPYLAEITATAGFDWLLIDGEHAPNDLRSILSQLRVVEASASLPLVRLPMGEDWAIKQALDIGAQSLLIPFVESAAQAAHLARAVRYPPDGHRGVGAALARASRFSGIPDYLATADAQIWLGVQVETRRGLAALDEIVATEGVHGVFIGPADLAADMGHPGDSAHPEVRAAIADALARIAAAGKAPGTLFTRRDEAAWALAQGARFVATAIDVTTYAAAIRAAAAEGLALKPAR; this is encoded by the coding sequence ATGCCCGCGCCGGAAAACCGCTTCAAGGCCCGGCTGGCGGCGGGCGAGACGCTGATCGGCGCTTGGGTCGGCCTTGCCGATCCCTACCTGGCCGAGATCACCGCGACAGCCGGTTTCGATTGGCTGCTGATCGATGGCGAGCATGCGCCCAACGACCTGCGCTCGATCCTGTCGCAGCTGCGGGTGGTCGAGGCCTCGGCCAGCCTGCCGCTGGTGCGGCTGCCGATGGGCGAGGACTGGGCGATCAAGCAGGCGCTGGACATCGGGGCGCAGTCGCTGCTGATCCCCTTCGTCGAAAGCGCGGCGCAGGCGGCGCATCTGGCGCGCGCCGTCCGCTATCCGCCCGACGGGCATCGCGGGGTGGGGGCGGCGCTGGCGCGGGCTTCGCGGTTCTCGGGAATCCCCGATTATCTGGCGACGGCCGACGCACAGATCTGGCTGGGCGTCCAGGTGGAAACCCGCCGCGGACTGGCGGCGCTGGACGAGATCGTGGCGACCGAAGGGGTCCACGGGGTATTCATAGGCCCCGCCGACCTGGCGGCGGACATGGGCCATCCGGGCGACAGCGCCCACCCCGAGGTGCGGGCGGCGATCGCGGATGCGCTGGCCCGCATCGCCGCGGCGGGCAAGGCCCCAGGGACGCTGTTCACGCGGCGGGACGAGGCCGCCTGGGCGCTGGCGCAGGGCGCCCGCTTTGTTGCGACTGCGATCGACGTGACAACCTATGCCGCCGCAATTCGCGCCGCTGCGGCCGAGGGGCTGGCGCTCAAGCCGGCGCGCTGA
- a CDS encoding AAA family ATPase, with protein sequence MTAPTLSPDQAQAWDALAATLAAAGVDLAAQEVVPAAQGKGRVLAVLGKAGSGKTMLLAELTAALAAAGVQVVSGDYEGRRRKDARTAAVLAPTNKAAFVLRMRGVPATTIHRILYTPVYDPEYERLAEWLAGNGERPVIANLTDEALDRALAFHQQHGSIPGALATAGLRGSDFIQGWKRREDMLDIGLIDEASMLDERQFDDLREIFPTLVLFGDPAQLAPVGQSGEMVFDRLAAPQKLTLSRIHRQAGDSPILDLAHALSDPALDFAAFERLVREAAARDARVVWAERVESDLMARSPVLVWRNATRVRLIAAFRAAYGAPADALLPGEPLICDGIELPLKHRKKRIDLEARGLIKGAQVVYLGPGRKPGFSRLHVIGAPEPRLSAASIVRIETPEVEEPFIPYAARMGATFLHGAAVTIHKAQGSQWPDVQVFAPDIFAAAMANRTEAGLPLWKRLAYVAITRAQDRLLWVTRARLARPSGALSLSDLDAAGTAPLTLAPEAEAETEAG encoded by the coding sequence ATGACCGCCCCCACTCTTTCCCCCGACCAGGCCCAGGCCTGGGATGCGCTGGCCGCAACGCTGGCCGCGGCCGGTGTTGACCTGGCCGCACAGGAGGTCGTGCCCGCGGCGCAGGGCAAGGGCCGGGTTCTGGCTGTTCTCGGCAAGGCAGGATCGGGCAAGACGATGCTGCTGGCCGAACTGACCGCGGCGCTGGCCGCGGCAGGCGTGCAGGTGGTCAGCGGCGATTACGAAGGCCGGCGCCGCAAGGATGCCCGCACAGCCGCCGTGCTGGCCCCGACCAACAAGGCCGCCTTCGTGCTGCGCATGCGGGGCGTGCCGGCGACGACGATCCACCGCATTCTTTACACCCCCGTCTATGATCCCGAATATGAACGCCTGGCCGAATGGCTGGCCGGAAATGGCGAACGGCCGGTGATCGCGAACCTGACCGATGAGGCGCTGGACCGGGCCCTGGCCTTTCATCAGCAGCACGGCTCGATCCCCGGCGCGCTGGCCACGGCGGGGCTGCGCGGGTCCGACTTCATCCAAGGCTGGAAGCGGCGCGAGGACATGCTGGACATCGGCCTGATCGACGAGGCATCGATGCTCGACGAGCGCCAGTTCGACGACCTGCGCGAGATCTTTCCCACGCTGGTCCTGTTCGGCGATCCGGCCCAGCTGGCCCCCGTCGGCCAGTCGGGCGAGATGGTGTTCGACCGCCTGGCCGCGCCGCAGAAGCTGACGCTGAGCCGCATCCATCGGCAGGCGGGCGACAGCCCGATCCTCGACCTTGCCCATGCGCTGAGCGATCCGGCGCTCGACTTTGCCGCCTTCGAGCGGCTGGTCCGCGAGGCAGCCGCGCGCGATGCGCGGGTGGTCTGGGCGGAACGGGTGGAAAGCGACCTGATGGCCCGCTCGCCCGTGCTGGTCTGGCGCAATGCCACGCGGGTGCGCCTGATCGCGGCCTTCCGCGCCGCCTACGGGGCGCCGGCCGATGCGCTGCTGCCGGGCGAGCCGCTGATCTGCGACGGGATCGAACTGCCGCTCAAGCACCGCAAGAAACGCATCGACCTCGAGGCGCGGGGCCTCATCAAGGGCGCCCAGGTCGTCTATCTCGGCCCCGGCCGCAAGCCGGGCTTTTCACGCCTGCACGTGATCGGCGCGCCCGAGCCGCGCCTGTCGGCGGCCAGCATCGTCAGGATCGAGACGCCCGAGGTCGAGGAGCCCTTCATCCCCTATGCCGCACGGATGGGGGCGACCTTCCTGCACGGCGCCGCCGTGACGATCCACAAGGCGCAGGGGTCGCAATGGCCGGACGTGCAGGTGTTCGCCCCCGACATCTTCGCCGCCGCCATGGCCAACCGGACCGAGGCCGGCCTGCCCCTGTGGAAACGCCTCGCCTATGTCGCCATCACCCGCGCGCAGGACAGGCTGCTGTGGGTGACGCGGGCGCGGCTGGCCCGCCCCTCGGGCGCATTGTCGCTAAGCGATCTGGATGCCGCGGGAACGGCACCCCTGACGCTTGCGCCCGAAGCCGAGGCCGAAACCGAGGCCGGGTGA
- a CDS encoding DUF2335 domain-containing protein produces the protein MSNKVESDQSAKLPQNVEDVPVDELIDRLPPDTPKELIAVLERTAVHSGPIPSPDALRGYEQVYPGAAHRIFDMAEREQQIRCDDNKHVNWNDTFKIAASVVVSLGLVGAGLTCAFIDQPWLGGVLGTSGIVSGIIQAYLRRGD, from the coding sequence GTGTCAAATAAGGTTGAGAGCGATCAATCAGCTAAGTTACCGCAGAACGTTGAAGACGTACCCGTCGACGAGCTTATCGACCGGCTTCCCCCCGATACGCCAAAGGAACTTATCGCTGTCCTAGAGCGGACAGCAGTGCACTCTGGCCCCATTCCTTCGCCGGACGCGCTCCGCGGGTATGAACAGGTCTACCCAGGGGCAGCGCATCGCATCTTTGACATGGCGGAGCGTGAGCAGCAAATTCGGTGTGATGACAATAAGCACGTTAACTGGAATGATACGTTCAAGATAGCTGCCAGTGTTGTCGTATCCCTTGGACTTGTCGGAGCTGGCTTAACCTGCGCTTTCATTGATCAGCCTTGGCTAGGCGGGGTCCTCGGCACATCAGGGATCGTGTCGGGAATCATTCAAGCCTATCTTCGTCGCGGCGACTGA
- the metG gene encoding methionine--tRNA ligase yields MTRHLITSAIPYINGIKHLGNLVGSQLPADLFARYQRGRGNEVMFICATDEHGTPAELAAQKAGKPVAEYCADMHAVQADIAARFGLSFDHFGRSSSDRNRALTQHFAARLAENGWIAEVEERQVYSIDDGRFLPDRYIEGTCPNCGYDKARGDQCENCTKQLDPTDLIDPRSAVSGSTNLEIRTTRHLYLRQSALKGQIADWIDSKADWPILTTSIARKWLNDGEGLKDRGITRDLDWGVPVPGMPGKVFYVWFDAPIEYIAGTAEWADAQGLDDAAWRRWWRLDEGAGDVTYTQFMGKDNVPFHTLSFPATIIGSGEPWKLVDYIKSFNYLTYDGGQFSTSQGRGVFMDQALSILPADYWRWWLLSHAPEGSDAEFTWDNFQASVNKDLADVLGNFVSRITKFCRAKFGETIPEGGAWGEAEHALIDALAARLRAYEALMEAREVRKAAAELRAMWVLGNEYLQSAAPWSSFKTDPAQAAMQVRLGLNLIRLYAVLSAPFIPFAADAMLAAMRTGDRAWPDALDGALTALPPGHAFDVPEVLFAKISDEDRDIWAQRFSGIRD; encoded by the coding sequence ATGACCCGCCATCTCATCACCTCGGCCATCCCCTACATCAACGGTATCAAGCACCTGGGGAACCTGGTCGGCAGCCAGTTACCGGCCGATCTGTTCGCCCGCTATCAGCGCGGGCGGGGCAACGAGGTGATGTTCATCTGCGCCACCGACGAACACGGCACGCCGGCCGAGCTGGCGGCCCAGAAGGCCGGCAAGCCGGTGGCCGAATACTGCGCCGACATGCACGCGGTGCAGGCCGACATCGCCGCGCGTTTCGGTCTGTCATTCGATCATTTCGGCCGCAGCTCCAGCGACCGCAACCGGGCGCTCACCCAGCATTTCGCCGCCCGGCTGGCCGAAAACGGCTGGATCGCCGAGGTCGAGGAACGGCAGGTCTATTCCATCGACGACGGCCGTTTCCTACCCGACCGCTATATCGAGGGCACCTGCCCCAACTGCGGCTATGACAAGGCCCGCGGCGATCAGTGCGAGAACTGCACCAAGCAGCTTGACCCGACCGACCTGATCGACCCGCGCAGCGCGGTCAGCGGATCGACCAATCTTGAAATCCGCACCACGCGGCATCTGTATCTGCGCCAGTCGGCCCTGAAGGGGCAGATCGCGGACTGGATCGACAGCAAGGCCGACTGGCCGATCCTGACGACCAGCATCGCCCGCAAATGGCTGAACGACGGCGAGGGCTTGAAGGATCGCGGCATCACCCGCGATCTGGACTGGGGCGTGCCGGTGCCGGGAATGCCGGGCAAGGTGTTCTATGTCTGGTTCGACGCGCCCATCGAATACATCGCCGGCACCGCCGAATGGGCCGACGCGCAAGGGCTGGACGATGCCGCCTGGCGGCGCTGGTGGCGGCTGGACGAGGGCGCGGGGGACGTGACCTATACCCAGTTCATGGGCAAGGACAACGTGCCCTTCCACACGCTGTCCTTCCCTGCCACGATCATCGGGTCGGGCGAGCCGTGGAAGCTGGTCGATTACATCAAGTCCTTCAACTACCTGACCTATGATGGCGGGCAGTTCTCGACCAGCCAGGGCCGCGGCGTGTTCATGGACCAGGCGCTGTCGATCCTGCCCGCCGATTACTGGCGCTGGTGGCTGCTGTCCCATGCCCCCGAAGGATCGGATGCCGAGTTCACCTGGGACAATTTCCAGGCCAGCGTGAACAAGGATCTGGCCGACGTTCTGGGCAATTTCGTCAGCCGCATCACCAAGTTCTGCCGCGCCAAGTTCGGCGAGACGATCCCCGAGGGCGGCGCCTGGGGCGAGGCCGAGCACGCGCTGATCGACGCGCTGGCCGCCCGCCTGCGGGCCTATGAGGCGCTGATGGAGGCGCGCGAGGTCCGCAAGGCGGCCGCCGAGCTGCGCGCCATGTGGGTGCTGGGCAACGAATACCTGCAATCGGCCGCGCCGTGGTCCAGCTTCAAGACGGACCCGGCGCAGGCGGCGATGCAGGTCCGGCTGGGGCTGAACCTGATCCGGCTGTATGCGGTGCTGTCGGCGCCCTTCATCCCCTTTGCCGCCGATGCGATGCTGGCGGCGATGCGCACCGGCGACCGGGCCTGGCCGGACGCGCTGGACGGGGCGCTGACCGCGCTGCCGCCCGGCCATGCCTTCGACGTGCCCGAGGTGCTGTTCGCCAAGATCAGCGACGAGGACCGCGACATCTGGGCGCAGCGATTCAGCGGCATCCGTGACTGA
- a CDS encoding aspartate aminotransferase family protein, producing MIDAVLPTYNRAPIAFERGEGAWAITAEGTRYLDLGAGIAVNALGHANPDLVEALTQQAGRIWHVSNLYRIPQQQRLAEMLVDATFADTVFVTNSGTEAAELAIKMVRHHWFEQGQPERIGIITFEGAFHGRSTGAIAAAGSEKMVRGFGPLMPGFRQLPWGDMEALRAAMADRPAAVMFEPVQGEGGIRPMPDGDLREIRRLCDETGALMVLDEVQCGMGRTGRLFAHEWAGIAPDIMMVAKGIGGGFPLGAVLATEAAAAGMGAGTHGSTYGGNPLACAVGCKVMEIVADEAFLADVRRKGALFRQRLEGLVAAHPDLFKGVRGQGLMLGLKCRIAPAELVGAGYAQHLLTVPAADNVVRLLPPLTITDAEIAEAALRLDQAAASLA from the coding sequence ATGATCGACGCCGTCCTGCCCACCTATAACCGCGCGCCCATCGCCTTTGAACGGGGCGAGGGCGCCTGGGCCATCACGGCGGAGGGGACGCGATATCTCGATCTTGGCGCGGGCATTGCGGTCAATGCGCTGGGCCATGCCAATCCCGATCTGGTCGAGGCGCTGACGCAGCAGGCCGGGCGGATCTGGCATGTCTCGAATCTATACCGGATTCCCCAGCAGCAGCGGCTGGCCGAAATGCTGGTGGATGCGACCTTTGCCGACACGGTGTTCGTGACCAATTCGGGCACCGAGGCGGCGGAACTGGCGATCAAGATGGTGCGCCATCACTGGTTCGAGCAGGGCCAGCCCGAGCGGATCGGAATTATTACCTTCGAGGGCGCCTTCCATGGCCGGTCCACCGGTGCCATCGCCGCGGCGGGATCGGAAAAGATGGTCAGGGGCTTTGGCCCGCTGATGCCGGGGTTCCGGCAACTGCCCTGGGGCGACATGGAGGCGCTGCGCGCCGCCATGGCCGACCGGCCGGCGGCGGTGATGTTCGAGCCTGTGCAGGGCGAGGGCGGCATTCGTCCGATGCCCGACGGCGATCTGCGCGAGATCCGGCGCCTGTGCGACGAGACCGGCGCCCTGATGGTGCTGGACGAGGTGCAATGCGGGATGGGGCGCACGGGCCGGCTGTTCGCCCATGAATGGGCCGGCATTGCCCCCGACATCATGATGGTCGCCAAGGGCATCGGCGGGGGCTTTCCCTTGGGCGCGGTGCTGGCGACCGAGGCGGCGGCAGCGGGCATGGGCGCGGGCACGCATGGGTCCACCTATGGCGGCAACCCGCTGGCCTGCGCGGTCGGCTGCAAGGTGATGGAGATCGTCGCAGACGAGGCCTTCCTGGCCGATGTGAGGCGCAAGGGCGCGCTGTTCCGCCAGCGGCTGGAGGGGCTGGTCGCCGCCCATCCCGATCTGTTCAAGGGGGTGCGCGGGCAGGGCCTGATGCTGGGGCTGAAGTGCAGGATCGCGCCGGCCGAGCTGGTGGGGGCGGGCTATGCCCAGCATCTGCTGACCGTGCCCGCCGCCGACAATGTGGTGCGCCTGCTGCCGCCGCTGACCATCACCGACGCGGAAATCGCCGAGGCGGCGTTGCGGCTTGACCAGGCGGCCGCGTCTCTGGCCTGA
- a CDS encoding cold-shock protein, producing the protein MAKGTVKWFNATKGFGFIAPEGGKRDVFLHISAMERAGIRELPDGTAVTYDLETGRDGRESATNLSLA; encoded by the coding sequence ATGGCCAAGGGCACCGTGAAATGGTTCAACGCCACCAAAGGCTTCGGCTTCATCGCTCCGGAAGGCGGCAAGCGCGACGTGTTCCTGCACATCAGCGCCATGGAACGCGCCGGCATCCGCGAACTGCCGGATGGAACCGCTGTCACCTATGACCTGGAAACGGGCCGCGATGGTCGCGAATCGGCGACCAACCTGTCGCTCGCCTGA